A stretch of DNA from Oceanivirga salmonicida:
AGCCAATAATTTTAATGAATGGTACAATGATAATATTACTAATAAAATAGGTTCTTTTTCAAATGAAACTAATAATGAAATAATAAAAACTAATGTAGAAAAACTTTTAAAATTTATGATAGGTCTACTTCAAAGTATTTTATCTAATATAGGTTCACTTGTATATTCTATAACAACATTAATTATTGAGTTTTTAGTAGGTTTAGTAGTTGCGGTTTATGTTTTAAGTGACAAGGAAAACTTCTTTTTAAAAACAAGAAAGCTTTTTACTGCATATTTTGGTGAAAAATTTACAAATAAAGCTGCTGAAATTTTATATATTTCAGATGAGATTTTTGATAATTATTTAGTTGCAAAGTCATTAGATTCACTGATTGTATGTATTATAGCCTTAATAGGATTTAAACTTATTGGGTTAGAGTATTCATTTTTATTTGCAATAATTATTGGTGTAACTAATATGGTGCCATATTTTGGACCTATAATTGGTGTTGTACCTGTTATTTTAATAACAGTATTTATTTCACCTACACAAGCTCTTTGTGCAATTATATTTATTTTAATTTTACAACAAATAGACGGAAATATAATAGGGCCTAAAATTGTTGATGGAAAAGTAGGTTTACCAGCCTTATGGGGAGTAGTATCAGTAACCATTGGAGGAACTTTATTTGGATTTTTAGGAATGTTATTTGGAACACCAGTATTTGCAATTATTAGAAAAATTGTTTTAGATATTCAAGACAAAAAATT
This window harbors:
- a CDS encoding AI-2E family transporter; translation: MKKIKYIEFLPIIIISFIAFRLLNEKLLLLNILNYVIRMLAPFFWALVIAYVVNIVIRNFENKLKLSRKYSLPLSFIVVLTILILFFVVLIPMLIDAIPSFVSDTSNLANNFNEWYNDNITNKIGSFSNETNNEIIKTNVEKLLKFMIGLLQSILSNIGSLVYSITTLIIEFLVGLVVAVYVLSDKENFFLKTRKLFTAYFGEKFTNKAAEILYISDEIFDNYLVAKSLDSLIVCIIALIGFKLIGLEYSFLFAIIIGVTNMVPYFGPIIGVVPVILITVFISPTQALCAIIFILILQQIDGNIIGPKIVDGKVGLPALWGVVSVTIGGTLFGFLGMLFGTPVFAIIRKIVLDIQDKKLAQKELEKN